A single window of Mycolicibacterium aurum DNA harbors:
- the fadD8 gene encoding fatty-acid--CoA ligase FadD8 — MSDELLRHPLHSGHLTVGALKRHKDRPVLFLGDTTMTGGELADRISQYIQAFEALGAGTGSASGLLSLNRPEVLMIIGASQTQGFRRTALHPLGSLDDHAYVLSDAEVTSLIIDPNPMFVERALGLLEKVPSLKQILTIGPVPPELAEVAVDLSAEAAKYPPKPLVAADLAPDNIGGLTYTGGTTGKPKGVMGTTQSITTMTTVQLAEWEWPENPRFLMCTPLSHAGAAFFTPVIVKGGELIVLTKFDPAEVLRVIEEQKITATMLVPSMIYALMDHPDSKTRDLSSLETVYYGASAMNPVRLAEAIKRFGPIFAQYYGQSEAPMVITYLAKKEHDEKRLTSCGRPTLFARVALLGEDGQPVPQGEVGEICVSGPLLSGGYWNLPEATAETFRDGWMHTGDLAREDEDGFYFIVDRTKDMIVTGGFNVFPREVEDVVAEHPSIAQVCVIGTPDEKWGEAVTAVVVLRPDVPSDEAAVAAMITEIQASVKERKGSVHVPKQVVIADSVPITALGKPDKKAVRKQFWEGSGRSVG, encoded by the coding sequence ATGAGTGATGAGTTGCTGCGCCATCCCCTGCACTCCGGCCACCTGACCGTCGGCGCACTCAAGCGCCACAAGGACCGTCCGGTGCTGTTCCTCGGAGACACCACCATGACCGGCGGCGAGCTCGCCGACCGCATCAGCCAGTACATCCAGGCGTTCGAGGCGCTGGGGGCAGGCACCGGAAGCGCATCGGGACTGCTGTCGCTGAACCGGCCCGAGGTGCTGATGATCATCGGCGCCAGCCAGACCCAAGGCTTCCGGCGCACCGCACTACACCCTCTCGGCTCGTTGGATGATCACGCCTACGTGCTGTCCGACGCCGAGGTGACGTCGCTGATCATCGATCCCAACCCGATGTTCGTCGAACGCGCGCTGGGCCTGCTGGAGAAGGTGCCGTCGCTCAAGCAGATTCTGACCATCGGACCGGTCCCCCCCGAGCTGGCCGAGGTGGCCGTCGACCTGAGTGCCGAGGCGGCCAAGTACCCGCCCAAGCCGCTGGTCGCCGCCGATCTGGCCCCCGACAACATCGGCGGCCTCACCTACACCGGCGGCACCACCGGCAAGCCGAAGGGTGTGATGGGCACGACGCAGTCCATCACCACGATGACGACGGTCCAGCTGGCCGAGTGGGAGTGGCCGGAGAACCCGCGCTTCCTGATGTGCACCCCGCTGTCGCACGCCGGCGCGGCGTTCTTCACGCCCGTGATCGTCAAGGGCGGCGAGCTGATCGTGTTGACGAAGTTCGATCCGGCCGAGGTGCTGCGGGTCATCGAGGAACAGAAGATCACCGCGACGATGCTGGTGCCCTCGATGATCTACGCGTTGATGGACCACCCCGACTCGAAGACACGCGACCTGTCGTCGCTGGAGACGGTGTACTACGGCGCCTCGGCGATGAACCCGGTCCGGCTGGCCGAGGCGATCAAGCGCTTCGGCCCGATCTTCGCGCAGTACTACGGCCAGTCCGAGGCCCCGATGGTGATCACCTACCTGGCCAAGAAGGAGCACGACGAGAAGCGGCTGACCTCCTGCGGACGCCCGACGCTGTTCGCGCGGGTGGCACTGCTCGGCGAGGACGGCCAGCCGGTGCCACAGGGCGAGGTCGGCGAGATCTGCGTGTCGGGCCCGCTGCTGTCCGGTGGGTACTGGAATCTGCCCGAGGCGACGGCGGAGACGTTCCGTGACGGCTGGATGCACACCGGCGATCTGGCGCGCGAAGACGAGGACGGCTTCTACTTCATCGTCGACCGCACCAAGGACATGATCGTCACCGGCGGTTTCAACGTGTTCCCCCGCGAGGTGGAAGACGTTGTGGCCGAACACCCGTCGATCGCGCAGGTGTGCGTGATCGGCACCCCCGACGAGAAGTGGGGCGAGGCGGTGACGGCCGTGGTGGTGCTGCGGCCCGATGTTCCCTCTGACGAGGCCGCCGTCGCGGCGATGATCACGGAGATCCAGGCGTCGGTGAAGGAGCGCAAGGGTTCGGTGCACGTACCCAAGCAGGTGGTCATCGCCGATTCCGTGCCGATCACCGCGCTGGGCAAGCCGGACAAGAAGGCGGTCCGTAAGCAGTTCTGGGAGGGTTCAGGGCGTTCCGTCGGCTGA
- a CDS encoding YciI family protein, with translation MTRYMLILRSTPEAEQNMENVDFNDVIAAMGRYNEELIKAGVLLAGEGLAGPEDGFVVNFDTDAPVVTDGPYTEAKELFNGFWMLGVSSKEEAKQWALKCPLGPGARLEVRRVTETEEFPQDNEWVQKELQWKKDGLI, from the coding sequence ATGACCCGCTACATGCTGATCCTGCGGTCGACGCCCGAGGCCGAACAGAACATGGAGAACGTCGACTTCAACGACGTCATCGCCGCCATGGGCCGCTACAACGAGGAGCTGATCAAGGCCGGTGTGCTGCTGGCCGGTGAGGGCCTGGCCGGTCCCGAGGACGGCTTCGTCGTGAACTTCGACACCGACGCCCCCGTGGTCACCGACGGTCCGTACACCGAGGCCAAGGAGCTGTTCAACGGCTTCTGGATGCTCGGGGTCTCATCGAAAGAGGAGGCCAAGCAGTGGGCGCTGAAATGCCCGCTGGGGCCGGGCGCCCGCCTCGAGGTGCGCCGCGTCACCGAGACCGAGGAGTTCCCGCAGGACAACGAATGGGTCCAGAAGGAGCTGCAGTGGAAGAAGGACGGGCTGATCTAG
- a CDS encoding long-chain-fatty-acid--CoA ligase: MADLTEPRFLDERLAHWASVTPDAEAMDYLHRSWTWSQWNDRVRRLAGALTERGVRRGDVVAFLDKNHPACVELTFAAASLGAANAIINFRLAADELDYVLNDSGAKLLIVGEEFAPSIEKIRDKLSHIEHVISVTPEGDDDYEAMLESSTPVERSDDVDPGDVCILMYSSGTTGRPKGVELTQANLIAHTVNAHEGFEFDEGDKNMVAMPLFHVGGSSYVQFGIHDGFPSVMTRDVDGMTLAGAILKGANRTFLVPAVLAKVLESGEDAVKLFGALKTFAYGASPMPLPLLRAALKAWPDTDFMQAYGLTEVCGVISHLLPEAHRDPGREERLSSAGTLVPNAEVRVVDPDTLEDVPTGEQGELWFRTPQLMKGYHNKPEATAEAITEDGWFRTGDVGRVDDGGYIFVEDRLKDMIISGGENIYSIEVERVLAEHAAVVEVAVIGVPDDKWGEVVKAVVVIEGEASESELIAFARERLAAYKCPKTVDTTDELPRNPTGKILKKELRKPHWDGRDRANV; the protein is encoded by the coding sequence ATGGCCGATCTGACCGAACCTCGATTCCTCGACGAGCGACTCGCCCACTGGGCGAGCGTCACCCCGGACGCCGAAGCGATGGACTATCTCCACCGGTCATGGACCTGGTCGCAGTGGAATGACCGTGTGCGCCGACTGGCCGGTGCGCTCACCGAACGCGGCGTCCGGCGCGGCGACGTCGTGGCCTTCCTCGACAAGAACCACCCGGCGTGCGTCGAGCTGACGTTCGCCGCCGCGTCGCTGGGGGCCGCCAACGCGATCATCAACTTCCGGCTGGCCGCCGACGAGCTCGACTATGTGCTCAACGATTCCGGCGCCAAGCTGCTCATCGTCGGCGAGGAGTTCGCGCCGTCGATCGAAAAGATCCGCGACAAGCTCTCCCACATCGAGCACGTCATCTCCGTCACACCCGAGGGCGACGACGACTACGAGGCGATGCTGGAGTCGTCGACCCCGGTCGAGCGGTCCGACGACGTCGATCCGGGCGACGTCTGCATCCTGATGTACTCCTCGGGAACGACGGGACGGCCCAAGGGGGTGGAACTCACCCAGGCCAACCTCATCGCCCACACCGTCAACGCCCACGAGGGGTTCGAGTTCGACGAGGGCGACAAGAACATGGTGGCGATGCCGCTGTTCCACGTCGGCGGATCGTCCTACGTGCAGTTCGGGATCCACGACGGCTTCCCGAGTGTGATGACGCGCGACGTCGACGGCATGACGCTGGCCGGGGCCATCCTCAAAGGCGCCAACCGCACCTTCCTGGTGCCGGCCGTGCTGGCCAAGGTGCTCGAATCGGGTGAGGACGCCGTCAAGCTCTTCGGTGCGCTCAAGACGTTCGCCTACGGCGCGTCGCCGATGCCGCTGCCACTGCTGCGCGCGGCGCTGAAGGCGTGGCCCGACACCGATTTCATGCAGGCCTACGGCCTCACCGAGGTGTGCGGGGTGATCAGCCATCTGCTTCCGGAGGCGCACCGCGACCCGGGTAGGGAGGAGCGGCTCTCCAGCGCGGGCACGTTGGTGCCCAACGCCGAGGTCCGGGTCGTCGATCCGGACACACTCGAGGACGTGCCCACCGGCGAACAGGGTGAATTGTGGTTCCGCACACCGCAGTTGATGAAGGGCTACCACAACAAGCCGGAGGCGACCGCCGAGGCGATCACCGAGGACGGCTGGTTCCGGACCGGTGACGTGGGCCGCGTGGACGACGGCGGCTACATCTTCGTCGAGGACCGGCTCAAGGACATGATCATCTCCGGTGGCGAGAACATCTACTCCATCGAGGTGGAACGGGTGCTGGCCGAGCACGCGGCCGTCGTCGAGGTTGCGGTGATCGGGGTTCCCGACGACAAGTGGGGCGAGGTCGTCAAGGCGGTGGTGGTGATCGAGGGGGAGGCCTCCGAATCCGAGCTGATCGCGTTCGCCCGCGAACGCCTGGCGGCCTACAAATGCCCCAAGACGGTCGACACCACCGATGAGCTGCCGCGCAACCCCACCGGCAAGATCCTGAAAAAGGAACTGCGCAAGCCACATTGGGATGGACGCGACCGCGCCAACGTCTGA
- a CDS encoding DMT family transporter translates to MAWLVLVVSGVLEATWATALGMSDNFRRRLPTVVFAVALPVSMAGLAYSMTSLPTGTAYAVWVGIGATLTVGWAILTKKETASTARVLLLALLVGSVVGLKAVS, encoded by the coding sequence GTGGCATGGCTGGTTCTCGTGGTCAGTGGAGTGCTCGAAGCCACGTGGGCGACGGCGCTCGGCATGTCCGACAACTTCCGACGCCGGCTGCCGACCGTGGTGTTTGCGGTGGCGCTGCCCGTCAGCATGGCTGGTCTGGCGTATTCGATGACCTCGCTCCCGACGGGCACGGCCTACGCGGTGTGGGTCGGGATCGGTGCGACGCTGACGGTGGGGTGGGCGATCCTGACCAAGAAGGAAACCGCCTCCACCGCAAGGGTTTTGCTGCTGGCGCTGCTGGTGGGCAGTGTCGTGGGACTCAAGGCCGTGAGCTGA
- a CDS encoding DMT family transporter, with protein MAWFVLIVSAVLEAAWATALGKTDGFTAPVATAVFLIALPASLGGLAWAATHIPIGSAYAVWTGLGAALTVGYAMLSGDEAASLGRAVFLTGIIAAVVGLKLLPSEAGAPAEHDERPREYATAGR; from the coding sequence GTGGCATGGTTCGTCCTGATCGTCAGCGCCGTCCTCGAGGCGGCGTGGGCCACGGCGCTCGGCAAGACCGACGGCTTCACGGCTCCGGTGGCCACAGCGGTCTTCCTCATCGCCCTGCCGGCCAGTCTCGGCGGGCTCGCGTGGGCGGCCACACACATCCCGATCGGCTCGGCCTATGCGGTATGGACCGGCCTCGGGGCCGCGTTGACCGTCGGCTACGCGATGCTCTCCGGTGACGAGGCCGCGTCGCTGGGCAGGGCGGTCTTCCTCACCGGGATCATCGCCGCGGTGGTCGGCCTCAAGCTGCTTCCGTCCGAGGCCGGGGCGCCAGCCGAGCACGACGAGCGTCCCAGGGAGTACGCGACGGCCGGTCGATAA
- a CDS encoding o-succinylbenzoate synthase: MRVRFRGITTREVALIEGPAGWGEFGAFVEYEPPEAAHWLASGIAAAYRPLPAVQRARIPINATVPAVAADDVAGVLARFPGARTAKVKVAEPGQSLADDVARVNAVRAVVPTVRVDANGGWTVDEAVAAAHALTADGPLEYLEQPCRTVAELAEVRRRVDVPVAADESIRKADDPLQVVRAGAADIAVLKVAPLGGVQAMLDIAAQIDIPIVVSSALDTAVGIGAGLVAAGCLPRLDHACGLGTGSLFVDDVAAPALPVDGHLPAAAVTPDPARIAALAAPPDRRQWWIERVQACFPLLS; encoded by the coding sequence ATGCGGGTGCGCTTTCGCGGCATCACCACCCGTGAGGTGGCCCTGATCGAGGGTCCCGCCGGCTGGGGTGAGTTCGGCGCGTTCGTCGAATACGAACCCCCGGAGGCCGCACATTGGCTGGCGTCGGGCATCGCGGCGGCCTACCGTCCGCTGCCCGCGGTCCAGCGCGCCCGCATCCCCATCAACGCCACGGTCCCCGCCGTCGCCGCCGACGACGTCGCCGGGGTGCTGGCCCGGTTCCCGGGCGCGCGCACGGCCAAGGTGAAGGTTGCCGAGCCCGGTCAATCGCTGGCCGACGATGTGGCCCGGGTCAACGCCGTCCGCGCCGTGGTGCCCACCGTGCGGGTGGATGCCAACGGCGGGTGGACCGTCGACGAGGCGGTGGCCGCCGCGCATGCATTGACGGCCGACGGGCCGCTGGAATACCTGGAGCAGCCCTGCCGCACCGTCGCGGAGTTGGCCGAGGTACGTCGCCGCGTCGACGTCCCCGTGGCGGCCGACGAGAGCATCCGCAAGGCTGACGACCCGCTGCAGGTCGTACGCGCCGGTGCCGCCGACATCGCGGTCCTCAAGGTCGCGCCGCTCGGTGGGGTGCAGGCGATGCTCGACATCGCAGCCCAGATCGACATCCCGATCGTGGTGTCCAGCGCCCTCGACACCGCGGTGGGTATCGGTGCCGGGCTGGTGGCCGCCGGCTGCCTGCCCCGGCTCGACCACGCCTGCGGGCTCGGCACCGGCAGCCTGTTCGTCGACGACGTCGCAGCCCCGGCCCTGCCGGTCGACGGCCATCTCCCCGCCGCGGCGGTGACGCCCGATCCGGCCCGCATCGCAGCACTGGCGGCGCCGCCGGACCGCAGGCAGTGGTGGATCGAGCGCGTGCAGGCCTGCTTCCCGCTGCTGTCCTGA
- a CDS encoding GlxA family transcriptional regulator: MQRTVLIVGFAGVQALDIVGPFEVFTGASLFLSGRGLDGYTVRVVSVDGEAVSTGTGLTLVAESLPGPDDAVDTVVLPGGFGTAAARKDGALMDWVATVAPRARRVVSVCTGAVLAAQAGLLDGCVATTHWAFATQLASEFPAVTVNPDAIFVRSSDKVWTAAGVTAGIDLALSLVEDDHGTEAAQTVARYLVMYLRRPGGQTQFAAPVWMPRARRTPIRDVQDAIDAEPGGAHSVSALARRAAMSPRHFTRVFTDEVGEAPGAYVERVRTEAARRQLEETDDTVTTIAARCGFGSAETLRRNFVRRLGVSPDQYRKTFA, encoded by the coding sequence ATGCAGCGCACAGTGCTCATCGTCGGTTTCGCCGGCGTGCAGGCACTCGACATCGTGGGCCCGTTCGAGGTGTTCACCGGGGCGTCGCTGTTCCTCTCCGGGCGCGGCCTCGACGGGTACACGGTGCGGGTCGTCTCCGTGGACGGGGAAGCCGTCAGCACCGGCACCGGACTCACCCTGGTCGCCGAGTCGTTGCCCGGGCCCGACGACGCGGTTGACACCGTCGTGCTGCCCGGCGGGTTCGGCACCGCCGCGGCGCGCAAGGACGGTGCGCTGATGGACTGGGTCGCCACCGTCGCGCCGCGGGCACGGCGGGTGGTCAGTGTGTGCACCGGGGCGGTGCTGGCCGCTCAGGCGGGCCTGCTGGACGGGTGTGTGGCTACCACGCATTGGGCCTTCGCGACGCAGCTGGCCAGTGAATTCCCCGCTGTGACAGTAAATCCCGACGCGATCTTCGTGCGCAGCTCGGACAAGGTGTGGACCGCCGCCGGCGTCACCGCGGGCATCGACCTCGCGCTGTCGCTCGTCGAGGACGACCACGGCACCGAGGCCGCCCAGACCGTCGCCCGGTATCTCGTCATGTACCTGCGCAGACCGGGGGGCCAGACCCAGTTCGCCGCGCCGGTGTGGATGCCGCGGGCCCGCCGCACCCCCATTCGCGACGTGCAGGACGCCATCGACGCCGAACCCGGTGGCGCTCATTCCGTTTCAGCGCTGGCCCGGCGTGCGGCGATGAGTCCCCGCCACTTCACCCGCGTCTTCACCGACGAGGTGGGGGAGGCGCCGGGGGCCTACGTCGAACGGGTCCGCACCGAAGCCGCCCGTCGCCAACTCGAGGAGACCGACGACACCGTCACGACCATCGCCGCGCGCTGCGGCTTCGGCTCGGCGGAGACGTTGCGCCGCAACTTCGTCCGCCGGCTGGGCGTCTCGCCCGATCAGTACCGCAAGACATTCGCCTGA
- a CDS encoding DJ-1/PfpI family protein, translated as MQVAIMLYPGFTALDFIGPYESLRWLPGVEVRFVWHEVGPIAADSHVLLIGATHTFDETPSPDLILIPGGFATMEHARDEKVLDWVRRAHETSTWTTSVCSGSAILAAAGLLDGKRATSHWAALPVLRTFGAQPVGDERIVEADDKIVTAAGVSAGIDLGLWLAGRIGGEARAKAIQLSMEYDPQPPFDSGHMSKASASTKALSTAMMGKELAKPAALAASTGLLWDAALKRIRRGKRRSPSLTAPKARSESLQ; from the coding sequence GTGCAGGTCGCCATCATGCTCTACCCGGGATTCACGGCACTGGACTTCATCGGACCCTACGAAAGCCTGCGCTGGCTCCCCGGCGTCGAGGTCAGGTTCGTCTGGCACGAGGTGGGCCCGATCGCCGCCGACTCGCACGTCCTGCTCATCGGGGCCACCCACACGTTCGACGAAACCCCGTCCCCCGACCTCATCCTGATCCCCGGCGGGTTCGCCACGATGGAGCACGCGCGCGACGAGAAGGTGCTCGACTGGGTGCGCAGGGCGCACGAGACGTCCACCTGGACCACATCGGTCTGTTCGGGATCGGCGATCCTGGCCGCGGCCGGGCTGCTCGACGGGAAGCGGGCCACCTCGCACTGGGCAGCCCTGCCGGTGTTGCGGACCTTCGGCGCTCAGCCCGTCGGCGACGAGCGCATCGTGGAGGCCGATGACAAGATCGTCACCGCCGCCGGCGTGTCCGCAGGCATCGACCTCGGGCTGTGGCTGGCGGGCCGGATCGGCGGTGAGGCCAGGGCCAAAGCCATCCAGCTGTCGATGGAGTACGACCCGCAGCCGCCCTTCGATTCGGGCCACATGTCCAAGGCCTCGGCCAGCACCAAGGCTCTCTCCACCGCGATGATGGGCAAGGAACTGGCCAAACCCGCCGCGCTGGCCGCCTCGACGGGCCTGCTGTGGGACGCCGCCCTGAAGCGGATCCGGCGCGGCAAACGACGCTCACCGTCGCTCACCGCGCCGAAAGCGCGCTCCGAATCACTGCAATGA
- a CDS encoding type IV toxin-antitoxin system AbiEi family antitoxin domain-containing protein, with amino-acid sequence MVDDYLRRHDGVITLAQAREAGLSARAVQRRVESGRWLRCSRGVYFAADRPFTDAARIRAAVWGYGPHAVASGLTAGWWHKLTHFAPERLEVTVPRDSHGRRHDGSRVRRRDLDPVDVTERNGMRVTALPLTVVEAAVQFGGGSRLMDSALQRHVDLLSLWRTHLRNKGRTGAPRARRLLQAADHGARSEAERLLHKLLRDADITGWKANYRVGSYRVDVGFPGPKVAIEVDGFAFHSGAEEFQIDRTRQNDIVLQRWTVLRFTWLDLAEFPQRVIAVIRSALSAR; translated from the coding sequence ATGGTTGATGATTATCTGCGCCGGCACGACGGGGTGATCACCCTTGCACAAGCGCGAGAAGCTGGCCTCAGCGCACGCGCGGTACAGCGGCGCGTGGAATCCGGCCGCTGGCTCCGGTGCTCACGAGGCGTCTATTTTGCCGCCGATCGACCGTTCACCGACGCCGCCCGCATCCGGGCAGCGGTCTGGGGATATGGTCCACACGCCGTTGCCAGCGGCCTCACCGCAGGGTGGTGGCACAAGTTGACGCATTTCGCTCCGGAACGCCTTGAGGTGACAGTCCCCCGCGACAGCCACGGTCGTCGTCACGACGGCAGCCGGGTGAGGCGGCGAGATCTCGATCCTGTCGACGTGACCGAGCGCAACGGGATGCGGGTCACCGCGTTGCCGTTGACAGTGGTCGAAGCCGCAGTGCAGTTCGGCGGCGGCTCGCGTTTGATGGACTCCGCCTTGCAGCGTCACGTCGACCTACTCAGCTTGTGGCGCACGCACCTGAGAAACAAGGGCCGAACCGGGGCACCACGTGCCCGACGGCTACTTCAGGCCGCCGATCACGGCGCGCGGTCAGAGGCCGAACGGCTGCTGCACAAGTTGCTCCGCGACGCGGACATCACCGGATGGAAAGCCAACTATCGTGTCGGCAGCTACCGCGTTGACGTCGGATTCCCAGGGCCGAAAGTCGCCATCGAGGTCGACGGGTTCGCATTCCATAGCGGCGCCGAGGAGTTCCAGATCGACCGCACGCGTCAGAACGACATCGTGCTGCAGCGCTGGACGGTGCTGCGCTTCACGTGGCTGGACCTCGCGGAGTTCCCGCAACGGGTCATTGCAGTGATTCGGAGCGCGCTTTCGGCGCGGTGA
- a CDS encoding alpha/beta fold hydrolase: MNLAFDERGSGEPVLFIAGRGGAGRTWHLHQVPVFTRAGYRCVTFDNRGIGATENDEGFTTETMVADTAAIIEALDAGPVRIVGVSMGSYIAQELMVARPELVTSAVLMATRGRHDRTRDFFWQGERALAESGIALPVEFEAKIRLLESFSPKTLNDDSAVRDWIDMFTMWPQKPTPGVRTQLFIAPQESRLAAYQSVTTPALVIGFADDVVLPSYLSREVANALPNGQFLEIPGTGHLGFIEKPQVVNTAILNFFADSL; encoded by the coding sequence GTGAATCTGGCATTCGACGAGCGCGGCTCCGGCGAGCCCGTGCTGTTCATCGCAGGCCGGGGTGGCGCCGGACGTACCTGGCACCTGCACCAGGTGCCCGTCTTCACCCGGGCCGGTTACCGGTGTGTGACGTTCGACAACCGGGGAATCGGCGCCACCGAGAACGACGAGGGCTTCACCACCGAGACGATGGTCGCCGACACCGCGGCGATCATCGAGGCGCTCGACGCGGGCCCGGTGCGCATCGTCGGGGTGTCCATGGGCTCCTACATCGCCCAGGAACTGATGGTGGCGCGCCCGGAGCTGGTCACCTCGGCGGTGCTGATGGCCACCCGCGGCCGTCATGATCGGACCAGGGATTTCTTCTGGCAGGGCGAGCGGGCGCTCGCCGAATCCGGGATCGCGCTGCCCGTCGAATTCGAGGCGAAAATCCGCCTGCTGGAAAGCTTCTCACCGAAGACCTTGAACGACGACAGCGCCGTGCGGGACTGGATCGACATGTTCACGATGTGGCCGCAGAAGCCGACCCCGGGAGTGCGCACGCAGCTGTTCATCGCGCCGCAGGAGAGCAGGCTGGCGGCGTACCAGAGCGTCACCACCCCGGCGCTGGTGATCGGGTTCGCCGACGACGTCGTGCTGCCGTCGTACCTGAGTCGCGAGGTGGCCAACGCGCTGCCCAACGGGCAGTTCCTGGAGATTCCCGGCACCGGTCACCTGGGCTTCATCGAGAAGCCGCAGGTGGTCAACACCGCGATCCTCAATTTCTTCGCCGATAGTCTGTAG
- the menD gene encoding 2-succinyl-5-enolpyruvyl-6-hydroxy-3-cyclohexene-1-carboxylic-acid synthase — MNPSTTQARVVVDELIRGGVRDVVLCPGSRNAPLAFALHDADRAGRLRLHVRIDERTAGFLAIGLALAERAPVCVAMTSGTAVANLGPAVVEANYARVPLIVLSANRPYELLGTGANQTFEQLGYFGTQMRENISLGLAEDNPESIESLNAQWRSATCRVLVAAKGSRSANAGPVQFDIPLREPLVPGSDRAPYAPEGRPDGRSWTHTPPVTFDQPLEIDLTPDTVVIAGHGAGTHPNLAHLPTVAEPTAPYAQTPLHPLALRLIHPKQVIMLGRPTLHRPVSALLADPAVPVYALTTGPRWPDVSGNSQATGTRAVTSGAPSAEWLHRCAEVNRHAVDAVRGQLAAHPLTTGLHVAAAVADAVGPGDQLVLGASNPVRDIALVGFNTADVKVRSNRGVAGIDGTVSTAIGAALAHDRATGGRTVALIGDLTFVHDSSGLLVGPTEPTPRHLTIVVSNDNGGGIFELLEQGDPRFSDVSSRIFGTPHDVDVGALCRAYHVESRQIETGGLAAALEEDFEGMRVLEVKADRSSLRALHASIKAAL, encoded by the coding sequence GTGAACCCCTCGACGACGCAGGCCCGGGTGGTCGTCGACGAACTGATCCGCGGCGGCGTCCGCGACGTGGTGCTCTGCCCGGGGTCCCGCAACGCCCCGCTGGCGTTCGCGCTGCACGACGCCGACCGCGCCGGACGCCTGCGGCTGCACGTCCGCATCGACGAGCGCACCGCGGGGTTCCTGGCGATCGGGCTGGCGCTGGCCGAGCGCGCCCCGGTGTGCGTGGCGATGACGTCGGGCACCGCGGTGGCCAACCTCGGTCCCGCCGTGGTAGAGGCCAACTATGCGCGGGTGCCGTTGATCGTGCTGTCGGCCAACCGGCCCTACGAACTTCTCGGCACCGGCGCCAACCAGACCTTCGAGCAGCTCGGCTACTTCGGTACCCAGATGCGCGAGAACATCAGCCTCGGCCTGGCGGAGGACAACCCGGAGAGTATCGAGTCGCTCAATGCGCAGTGGCGCTCGGCCACCTGCCGGGTGCTGGTGGCCGCCAAGGGTTCTCGCTCCGCCAATGCGGGCCCGGTGCAGTTCGACATCCCGTTGCGCGAGCCGCTGGTGCCCGGCTCGGACAGGGCGCCCTACGCACCCGAGGGGCGCCCCGACGGCAGGTCGTGGACCCACACACCGCCGGTGACCTTCGATCAGCCGCTGGAAATCGACCTCACGCCGGACACCGTCGTGATCGCCGGACACGGCGCCGGAACGCATCCGAACCTGGCGCATCTGCCGACGGTCGCCGAGCCCACCGCACCGTACGCGCAGACACCGCTGCATCCGTTGGCGCTGCGGCTGATTCATCCCAAGCAGGTCATCATGCTGGGCCGTCCCACGCTGCACCGTCCCGTGTCGGCGCTGCTGGCCGATCCGGCCGTGCCCGTCTACGCGCTCACCACCGGACCCCGGTGGCCTGATGTGTCGGGCAACTCCCAGGCCACCGGCACCCGGGCCGTCACGTCGGGTGCGCCCTCGGCGGAGTGGCTGCACCGCTGCGCCGAGGTCAACCGGCACGCCGTCGACGCCGTGCGCGGACAACTGGCTGCCCACCCGCTGACCACCGGGCTGCACGTCGCCGCGGCCGTCGCGGACGCGGTGGGGCCGGGCGATCAACTGGTGCTCGGGGCGTCGAACCCGGTCCGCGACATCGCCCTGGTGGGCTTCAACACCGCCGACGTCAAGGTGCGGTCCAATCGCGGGGTGGCGGGCATCGACGGCACGGTGTCGACGGCCATCGGGGCGGCGCTGGCACATGACCGCGCCACCGGCGGCCGCACCGTCGCGCTCATCGGGGACCTGACGTTCGTGCACGACAGCTCGGGTCTGCTGGTGGGTCCCACCGAGCCGACTCCTCGCCACCTGACCATCGTGGTCTCCAACGACAACGGCGGCGGCATCTTCGAATTGCTGGAACAGGGCGATCCGCGGTTCTCCGACGTGTCGTCGCGCATCTTCGGGACGCCGCACGACGTCGACGTCGGCGCGCTGTGCCGGGCGTACCACGTCGAGAGCCGCCAGATCGAGACCGGTGGGCTGGCGGCCGCGCTGGAGGAGGATTTCGAGGGCATGCGGGTGCTGGAGGTGAAGGCAGACCGCTCGTCGCTGCGGGCCTTGCACGCGTCGATCAAGGCGGCACTGTGA